The nucleotide window GCCTGCTCGACAAGGCCCGCGCAGTGCTCGCCGGCACTGGCGGCGAATATCACTACAACTGTTCGCTCGACCGGCGCTTCTTCGATTTCACCGGCATTGACCACGAGGCCATGCTGGCCGCCATCAAGAGCGGACTTACCGACTCCCAGATGCTCGCCTGGGTTAATGAAAAAGCCCGTAAATCCCCGGTCGAAGTCGTCGCCTGGTCGGCTTGGCTTGAGCAGAATGGGCCTGGTTCGGCGGATATGCACATGTGGATGGCTGGTCGCATCACGGAAACCGCCCCGGGTCGTGAGGACATCAAGACCTTCTTCGAGCTGCTCGATCTGGACGATTACGTCAGCTTCGGCGGCAAAGCCTAAGAGCTCCTTAAAATACTGCGCTGCTATCGCCGGAAACTCCCGGTGAGAGTAGCTGCGGCGAGCAACAGGATGGGTGGGTAGCTATCGGCACGACGTTCATAGCGAACTCGAAGACGGCGAAAGCGAATAACCCAACTGATCGTCCGCTCAATCACCCATCGATTTCGGCCAAG belongs to Opitutus sp. and includes:
- a CDS encoding DUF5069 domain-containing protein, coding for MINAFAPNLTQHAPRSARVRLGGYAHLPRLLDKARAVLAGTGGEYHYNCSLDRRFFDFTGIDHEAMLAAIKSGLTDSQMLAWVNEKARKSPVEVVAWSAWLEQNGPGSADMHMWMAGRITETAPGREDIKTFFELLDLDDYVSFGGKA